A region of uncultured Anaeromusa sp. DNA encodes the following proteins:
- a CDS encoding isoprenyl transferase — MWKKWLTGSGKSKTDVLPEETVPRHVAIIMDGNGRWAKERGLLRTFGHRAGAETLQKIIQTASDIGVEVLTVYAFSTENWKRPEEEVGLLMRLIAEYLDSKLAAMHANQVQLRHIGDLAGLPAALQLKLTKAMEQTSNNTGLVVNLAINYGGRAEILEAIKALARSVENGELRADEIDEETFAASLYTQGLPDPDLLIRTSGDIRLSNFLLWQTAYTELYFCDVNWPDFTPEHLREAIASFQKRERRFGGLKK, encoded by the coding sequence ATGTGGAAAAAATGGCTGACTGGCTCAGGAAAATCAAAAACAGACGTACTGCCTGAAGAAACAGTGCCACGCCATGTGGCGATTATTATGGATGGCAATGGCCGCTGGGCTAAGGAACGGGGCTTGTTACGCACTTTTGGTCATCGAGCAGGAGCGGAAACGCTGCAGAAAATTATTCAAACCGCATCCGATATAGGCGTTGAAGTTCTTACTGTATATGCTTTTTCGACCGAAAATTGGAAACGCCCTGAAGAAGAAGTAGGGCTATTGATGCGTCTTATTGCCGAATATTTGGATAGTAAGCTGGCGGCTATGCATGCTAACCAAGTGCAGCTTCGTCATATTGGTGATTTAGCGGGGTTGCCGGCGGCGCTGCAACTGAAGCTGACCAAAGCTATGGAACAAACTAGTAATAATACGGGCTTGGTTGTCAATTTGGCGATTAATTACGGGGGACGAGCGGAAATTTTAGAAGCAATAAAAGCGTTGGCTCGTTCGGTAGAAAATGGTGAGCTACGCGCCGATGAAATCGATGAGGAAACCTTCGCGGCCTCTCTATATACCCAAGGTCTTCCTGATCCAGACCTCTTAATCAGGACTAGCGGCGATATTCGTCTTAGTAATTTCCTGCTTTGGCAAACTGCTTATACAGAATTGTATTTTTGCGATGTAAACTGGCCCGACTTTACTCCGGAGCATTTGAGGGAGGCTATTGCTTCTTTTCAAAAGCGGGAACGGCGTTTTGGCGGACTTAAGAAGTAA
- a CDS encoding phosphatidate cytidylyltransferase: MVLGKRILTAVCGLPLVLWLVYAGGWYFGMAISLTALASWLEYCRMLRQIELHPWQSLGILYSFLLPLCVWLGNSQEMVFFLVVLFLLNGARLVVQATEFSPADAFATVFGVMYVPLLLAFFVALRMYLPEDAVLSTAPFLSQCAGYVYLSFIGTWASDTFAYFIGSRWGKRKLCPEISPGKTVEGALGGLGGTLLVIGWLGSTFIGLQLEQALLLGCLIGMAAPVGDLVESRLKRYAGVKDSGTLLPGHGGMLDRIDSLLFVVPIVYFYIAARSLFF, encoded by the coding sequence ATGGTGTTAGGAAAACGGATACTGACGGCGGTCTGCGGGTTGCCGCTGGTACTTTGGCTTGTGTATGCAGGCGGTTGGTATTTTGGGATGGCGATTTCCCTGACAGCCTTGGCATCCTGGCTTGAATATTGCCGCATGCTACGGCAGATCGAACTTCATCCTTGGCAAAGTTTGGGGATTTTATACAGCTTTCTGCTGCCGTTATGTGTCTGGCTAGGTAATTCACAGGAAATGGTTTTCTTTTTGGTTGTGTTGTTCTTACTGAATGGCGCGCGTTTGGTGGTGCAGGCGACGGAATTTTCGCCAGCAGATGCTTTTGCAACGGTGTTCGGAGTCATGTACGTACCATTGCTACTTGCTTTTTTCGTAGCGCTGCGTATGTATTTGCCGGAAGACGCTGTTTTGTCAACCGCTCCCTTTCTTTCTCAATGTGCAGGCTATGTTTATTTGTCCTTTATTGGTACCTGGGCGAGCGATACGTTTGCTTATTTTATTGGCTCTCGTTGGGGCAAGCGCAAGCTGTGTCCTGAAATCAGTCCAGGGAAAACGGTGGAAGGTGCTTTGGGCGGACTGGGAGGTACATTGCTGGTCATTGGTTGGTTGGGCAGTACCTTTATCGGTTTGCAATTGGAGCAAGCCTTGTTGTTAGGTTGTTTAATTGGCATGGCGGCTCCGGTTGGCGATTTGGTGGAGTCTCGCTTAAAACGGTATGCCGGCGTTAAAGACTCTGGAACTCTTTTGCCGGGACATGGCGGCATGCTGGACCGGATTGACAGCCTGCTGTTTGTGGTGCCGATTGTGTATTTTTATATCGCCGCCCGCAGTTTGTTTTTTTAG
- a CDS encoding 1-deoxy-D-xylulose-5-phosphate reductoisomerase: protein MRQRIALLGSTGSIGCQTLDVAAAHPEECEISVLVAHSRDELLEEQIRKFKPAYAVLSDESAALRLKARYKGPTTILSGDKAVEELAASSEVDTVVTALVGFAGLKPTLAAIKAGKKIALANKETLVAAGELVTAEAKKYGVDILPVDSEHSALFQCIHGESPKEVHKLLITASGGPFRGRSREQLKKVTLAECLQHPNWSMGRKITVDSATLANKGLEVIEARWLFDVSYDQIEVVVHPQSIVHSMVEFMDSSVLAQIGYPDMRLPIQYALFYPRRLEASWQRLDWKTVRTLTFEPPDVQAFPLLETAFAVGRAGGTYPCVFNAANEVAVEAFLQGRISFLQITEIVQDVLAQYKGGSATELASILGANDWARQAAAACCSQTD from the coding sequence ATGCGACAACGGATTGCTTTACTGGGAAGTACTGGTTCGATTGGCTGTCAAACATTAGATGTGGCAGCAGCACATCCCGAAGAATGTGAAATCAGCGTCTTAGTTGCGCACAGCCGTGATGAACTGCTGGAAGAGCAGATTCGCAAGTTTAAGCCAGCTTATGCTGTGCTAAGCGATGAGAGTGCTGCTTTGCGCTTAAAAGCCCGCTATAAGGGGCCTACGACCATCTTAAGCGGTGACAAGGCAGTAGAAGAACTAGCGGCATCAAGCGAAGTGGATACGGTGGTAACGGCGCTTGTCGGCTTTGCAGGGTTAAAGCCGACCTTAGCAGCTATTAAGGCAGGCAAAAAAATTGCCTTGGCTAATAAGGAAACTTTGGTAGCGGCTGGAGAATTAGTTACGGCTGAAGCGAAAAAATACGGTGTGGACATTCTGCCCGTCGACAGTGAACATAGCGCCTTATTCCAGTGTATACACGGCGAGTCGCCTAAAGAAGTGCATAAGCTGCTCATTACCGCCTCGGGAGGCCCTTTCCGCGGACGGAGTCGTGAGCAGTTGAAGAAAGTGACCTTGGCGGAGTGTTTGCAGCATCCGAATTGGTCTATGGGCCGCAAAATCACCGTAGATTCGGCAACGCTAGCTAATAAAGGGCTGGAAGTGATTGAGGCTCGCTGGCTTTTTGACGTGTCTTACGATCAGATTGAAGTAGTGGTGCATCCACAGAGTATTGTGCATTCCATGGTAGAATTCATGGACTCCTCTGTGTTGGCCCAAATTGGGTACCCTGACATGCGTCTTCCTATACAGTATGCTTTGTTTTATCCGCGCCGTCTGGAGGCCTCGTGGCAGCGTTTAGATTGGAAGACAGTCCGTACGTTAACCTTTGAACCGCCCGATGTACAGGCGTTTCCACTGCTAGAGACCGCGTTTGCCGTAGGCAGAGCCGGAGGAACCTATCCTTGTGTATTTAACGCTGCTAACGAAGTGGCGGTAGAGGCTTTTTTGCAGGGACGAATTTCCTTTTTACAGATTACGGAGATTGTACAAGACGTGCTGGCTCAATATAAGGGGGGCAGCGCGACGGAATTGGCAAGCATTTTAGGTGCAAACGACTGGGCGCGCCAGGCAGCTGCAGCTTGCTGCAGCCAGACGGATTAA
- the rseP gene encoding RIP metalloprotease RseP — MGGHGSSLLATILLFGLLILVHEWGHFITAKLTGMWVKEFAIGFGPKLISWRMGETRYSWRIIPLGGFNNIAGMHPDEEIDDLGDMSEEEYRKRAFYAKSVWARMLVIAAGSVMNLLLPVILFTLVFVFSGIDRPVEAPIVGQAMAGHPAAQAGLEKGDQIIRIQGQDITSWKQMVDTLQQVGTVTEGKGLAVDYERTLPSGAVERRTAQIYPEKDGANGRVLIGVAAKLENYQPGLGEACGLAVQQTVAVAAMMVKGLAKMITGQAAADVAGPIGVAQMAWEVAQNGLMKLLGFGALLSINLGIINLLPIPVLDGGHIVALLIEAVRGRPISKERLQMVQMAGLLLLLLIMIFATFKDVLRLNLF, encoded by the coding sequence TTGGGAGGACATGGGAGTTCACTATTGGCAACTATTCTGCTGTTTGGCTTGCTGATTTTGGTTCATGAATGGGGACATTTTATTACAGCGAAGCTAACTGGTATGTGGGTTAAAGAATTTGCTATTGGTTTTGGCCCCAAGCTGATTAGTTGGCGAATGGGGGAAACGCGATATTCCTGGAGGATTATTCCTTTGGGTGGTTTTAACAATATCGCGGGTATGCATCCAGACGAAGAAATCGATGATCTGGGCGACATGAGCGAAGAAGAGTACCGTAAGAGGGCTTTTTACGCTAAATCGGTTTGGGCACGTATGCTGGTCATTGCGGCAGGTTCGGTTATGAATTTGTTGCTGCCGGTAATTTTGTTTACGTTGGTTTTTGTTTTTTCCGGTATTGATCGTCCTGTGGAGGCGCCTATTGTCGGGCAAGCTATGGCCGGACATCCAGCTGCGCAAGCTGGCCTGGAAAAAGGCGACCAGATTATCCGCATTCAAGGGCAGGATATTACTTCTTGGAAGCAGATGGTGGATACGCTGCAGCAGGTGGGCACTGTTACAGAGGGAAAAGGCCTTGCTGTAGATTATGAGCGTACCTTGCCATCTGGGGCCGTAGAGCGTCGAACTGCACAGATCTACCCGGAAAAAGACGGTGCTAATGGACGCGTCCTTATTGGCGTGGCCGCTAAATTAGAAAATTATCAACCAGGCCTTGGCGAGGCATGCGGGCTGGCTGTGCAGCAGACGGTGGCTGTAGCGGCGATGATGGTCAAAGGCTTGGCCAAAATGATTACCGGACAAGCTGCTGCCGACGTGGCGGGACCGATCGGCGTGGCCCAGATGGCCTGGGAAGTGGCGCAAAACGGTCTGATGAAGCTGCTAGGTTTTGGCGCTCTTTTAAGCATCAATTTGGGAATCATCAATTTGCTGCCCATTCCGGTGCTGGATGGCGGTCACATCGTAGCTCTGCTCATTGAAGCGGTTCGGGGCCGTCCAATCAGTAAAGAACGTTTGCAAATGGTGCAGATGGCAGGATTACTGTTGCTGTTGCTGATTATGATCTTTGCAACCTTTAAGGATGTGCTGAGGTTGAATTTGTTTTAA
- the ispG gene encoding flavodoxin-dependent (E)-4-hydroxy-3-methylbut-2-enyl-diphosphate synthase, which translates to MAETQTLTYERRDTRRLMIGAVPVGAGAPITVQSMTNTKTHAVMETVEQIGRLTAVGCDLVRVAVPDMDAAKALAQIKRQVQVPLIADIHFDYRLALAALESGVDALRINPGNIGEAKYVRMVVDGAKERQVPIRIGVNAGSLDKRILAKYGGQVTAAGMVESALEHIRLLEELDFYDIKISLKAHDVPLMLAAYRLMSQTVAYPLHLGVTEAGTIRTGVIKSAVGIGALLAEGIGDTFRISLTGDPVREVEVGNEILKSLGLKEYGPTLISCPTCGRCNIDLEQLAQTVEEHLKHIKKPLKVAVMGCAVNGPGEAREADIGLAGGKGEGLIFRRGVIVRKVAEVELMKAFLEELEQLLKEEP; encoded by the coding sequence ATGGCTGAAACGCAGACGTTGACCTATGAACGACGAGATACTCGGCGTTTGATGATAGGCGCAGTTCCGGTAGGCGCAGGAGCTCCGATCACTGTGCAGTCCATGACCAATACCAAAACGCATGCGGTGATGGAAACGGTAGAACAAATCGGCCGTTTGACGGCAGTCGGCTGCGATCTGGTACGGGTGGCTGTGCCGGACATGGACGCTGCTAAAGCCTTGGCGCAAATTAAGCGCCAAGTGCAGGTTCCGCTGATTGCCGATATTCACTTTGATTACCGCCTGGCTCTAGCGGCCTTGGAGAGCGGTGTGGATGCATTGCGGATTAATCCCGGCAATATTGGCGAGGCTAAGTATGTACGTATGGTAGTAGATGGCGCCAAGGAACGTCAAGTGCCGATTCGCATCGGCGTCAATGCAGGATCGTTGGATAAGCGCATTTTAGCGAAATACGGCGGTCAGGTTACTGCGGCAGGCATGGTGGAAAGCGCGTTAGAGCACATTCGCTTGCTAGAAGAACTGGACTTCTATGATATAAAGATATCCCTAAAAGCCCACGATGTACCTCTTATGCTGGCGGCCTATCGGTTAATGAGCCAAACGGTGGCGTATCCTTTGCATTTAGGAGTTACAGAGGCCGGAACTATACGCACCGGTGTAATTAAGTCCGCCGTGGGGATTGGCGCGCTGTTGGCCGAAGGCATTGGCGACACTTTCCGCATTTCTTTGACCGGTGACCCGGTGCGCGAAGTGGAAGTTGGCAATGAGATTTTGAAATCTCTTGGCCTGAAAGAATATGGGCCTACGCTCATTTCCTGTCCGACTTGCGGACGCTGCAATATCGACTTGGAACAATTGGCACAAACCGTAGAAGAACATTTGAAACACATAAAAAAGCCACTAAAGGTGGCAGTCATGGGCTGCGCTGTCAATGGACCGGGTGAAGCCCGCGAAGCGGATATCGGCCTTGCCGGCGGCAAAGGGGAAGGTCTTATTTTCCGCAGGGGCGTGATTGTGCGCAAGGTTGCAGAAGTAGAGTTAATGAAAGCGTTTTTGGAAGAATTGGAACAATTGCTGAAGGAGGAACCTTAA
- a CDS encoding proline--tRNA ligase has translation MRASKLFAPTLREVPAEAEVVSHQLMLRAGMLRKAAGGIYNYLPLTWRVLKKIEAIVREEMDESGGQELLMPIIQPAEMWQETGRWDVYGDEMFRLQDRHGRNFCLGPTHEEMITTLVRSEVRSYRQLPLMLYQIQNKYRDEIRPRFGLMRGREFIMKDLYSFDRDEAGLDVSYHKMYDAYTRIFNRCGLKFRAVEADGGAIGGTGTHEFMVIAESGEAAIVFCPDCEYAANVEKAEGQTLPGNEAASQQTLAPVATPGMRSIEEVTAFLQVPAEQTIKSIAFRTENGLVVALARGDHEINDVKVQNLVGAIQIELADEADIQRELGSVAGFLGPVGLAGKCTVVADNSVMNLHDAVCGANKPDEHLLHVEPLRDFKPDQIADLRMVKAGEPCPHCGSALATARGIEVGQVFKLFTKYSEALKATFLDENGKEQPMVMGCYGIGVSRTMAAAIEQNNDADGIIWPAAIAPFQVAVVPINAKDETQLKLAERIYGELKAAGVDVLLDDRNERPGVKFKDADLIGYPVRIALGPKALAEGLVEIKCRRDGQVLLVPQTEYLQKVQDLLTSL, from the coding sequence ATGCGTGCATCTAAATTATTTGCCCCGACGTTGCGAGAAGTTCCGGCGGAGGCTGAAGTTGTCAGCCATCAGCTGATGCTGCGCGCCGGTATGCTGCGCAAAGCGGCTGGCGGTATTTATAACTATTTGCCTCTTACGTGGCGGGTTTTAAAGAAGATTGAGGCCATTGTCCGAGAAGAAATGGATGAGTCCGGCGGGCAGGAATTGCTGATGCCGATTATCCAACCAGCAGAGATGTGGCAGGAAACTGGCCGTTGGGATGTGTACGGTGATGAGATGTTTCGTCTTCAGGACCGACATGGTCGTAATTTTTGCCTTGGACCTACGCACGAGGAAATGATTACAACATTGGTGCGTTCGGAAGTGCGTTCTTATCGTCAGCTTCCGTTAATGCTCTACCAGATTCAGAACAAATATCGTGATGAAATTCGGCCGCGGTTTGGCTTGATGCGGGGACGCGAATTCATTATGAAAGATCTGTATTCTTTTGATCGCGATGAAGCTGGCTTGGATGTAAGTTACCATAAAATGTACGATGCGTATACGCGCATTTTCAATCGTTGCGGTTTAAAATTCCGGGCGGTAGAAGCTGACGGCGGCGCTATTGGCGGTACAGGAACGCATGAATTTATGGTCATCGCTGAGTCTGGCGAAGCGGCGATTGTTTTCTGCCCTGATTGTGAATATGCAGCCAATGTGGAAAAGGCGGAAGGCCAGACTTTGCCTGGCAATGAGGCAGCTTCTCAACAAACGCTGGCTCCGGTGGCTACTCCAGGCATGCGCTCCATTGAAGAAGTGACCGCCTTTTTACAGGTGCCGGCGGAACAGACCATCAAATCCATTGCGTTCCGTACGGAAAATGGACTGGTGGTTGCCTTGGCACGCGGTGATCATGAAATTAACGATGTGAAAGTGCAAAACCTGGTTGGCGCCATTCAAATCGAATTGGCAGATGAGGCTGACATTCAGCGTGAATTGGGCAGTGTCGCCGGCTTTCTGGGTCCTGTGGGCTTGGCCGGAAAATGTACGGTTGTTGCTGACAATAGCGTCATGAACCTTCATGATGCCGTGTGCGGCGCCAATAAGCCTGACGAGCATTTGCTCCATGTAGAGCCGTTAAGAGATTTCAAACCGGATCAGATCGCGGATCTGCGTATGGTGAAAGCTGGCGAGCCTTGTCCGCATTGCGGCAGTGCGTTAGCGACAGCCAGAGGAATTGAAGTGGGCCAGGTATTCAAGCTATTTACTAAATACAGTGAAGCGTTGAAAGCGACGTTCCTGGATGAAAACGGCAAAGAACAACCCATGGTCATGGGTTGCTACGGCATTGGCGTTAGCCGGACTATGGCGGCTGCTATTGAGCAAAACAATGATGCTGACGGTATCATTTGGCCTGCAGCAATTGCACCGTTCCAGGTAGCGGTTGTACCTATCAATGCAAAAGATGAAACGCAACTGAAACTAGCGGAACGCATTTACGGTGAGTTGAAAGCGGCAGGTGTAGATGTGCTTCTTGACGACCGCAATGAACGGCCAGGCGTTAAATTTAAAGACGCCGATCTGATTGGCTATCCGGTACGTATTGCTCTTGGACCGAAGGCGTTAGCAGAGGGCCTGGTGGAAATCAAATGCCGTCGAGATGGTCAGGTGTTGTTGGTGCCGCAGACGGAATATTTACAAAAAGTACAAGATTTACTAACTAGCCTGTAA
- a CDS encoding ACT domain-containing protein, translating into MAEQKSVFYLVREEILPEAIKKTIKVKDMLKRGEARTINEAVEKMELSRSAYYKYKDYVFPFYEASQEKIITLSLLLDHKSGVLSRVLNTIAGERGSVLTINQGIPLQGVANASISIETADLKIDLEALMDKLRMVDGVKRIEILGQV; encoded by the coding sequence TTGGCAGAGCAAAAATCTGTTTTTTATTTGGTCCGTGAAGAAATTTTGCCGGAGGCAATCAAGAAAACTATTAAAGTCAAGGATATGCTGAAGCGCGGTGAAGCGCGGACTATCAATGAAGCGGTGGAAAAAATGGAGTTAAGCCGCAGCGCGTATTACAAGTATAAAGATTATGTTTTTCCTTTTTATGAAGCTAGCCAAGAAAAAATCATTACCTTGTCGCTGCTTTTGGATCACAAATCCGGCGTACTTTCTCGTGTGCTCAATACCATAGCAGGAGAGCGTGGCAGCGTGTTGACGATCAATCAGGGCATTCCGTTGCAGGGAGTGGCTAATGCCAGCATTTCTATTGAAACGGCGGATCTGAAAATTGATCTTGAGGCACTGATGGATAAATTGCGCATGGTGGATGGCGTAAAACGCATTGAAATTTTAGGGCAGGTTTGA
- a CDS encoding homoserine dehydrogenase, translated as MKECIQVGMLGLGTVGTGVAKVLFQNGASIAHKVGKPIVLKTVLVRDVNKERSLPQPVQVTDKVEDILNDPEIDIVIEVMGGEEPAKDYMLRAMQAGKHVVTANKDVVAQHGKELFAAAEEAQVDFLFEASVGGGIPIIRPLKQCLAGNHIYEVMGIVNGTTNYMLTKMTQEGLEFADVLAEAQAKGYAEADPTADVGGLDAARKLAILASIAFNARVTFDDVYVEGITNISSEDIAYASELGYVIKLLAIAREEEGRISVRVHPTFLPSSHPLAHVHDVYNAVFVRGDAVGEAMFYGRGAGAMPTASAVVGDVIDAARNLYRGASGRILCTCFEERPIQPISETKAPYFIRLLVQDQPGVLAAIAGAFGAQQVSLNSVIQKRKINGCAELAVITYEVPDSCVQLALSTMRGMSVVSEVRSVIRVAMD; from the coding sequence ATGAAAGAATGTATTCAAGTCGGCATGCTTGGTCTGGGAACGGTTGGAACTGGCGTAGCCAAAGTGCTTTTTCAAAATGGAGCCAGTATTGCGCATAAGGTGGGTAAACCCATTGTTTTAAAAACAGTGTTGGTGCGTGATGTGAATAAAGAACGATCCTTGCCGCAACCGGTTCAGGTGACGGACAAGGTTGAAGACATTTTAAACGATCCCGAGATTGATATTGTCATTGAAGTCATGGGCGGCGAAGAGCCAGCTAAAGACTATATGCTGCGCGCTATGCAGGCAGGAAAGCATGTCGTGACAGCTAATAAGGATGTAGTGGCTCAACATGGTAAAGAGCTTTTTGCAGCGGCAGAAGAAGCGCAGGTAGACTTTTTATTTGAGGCCAGCGTAGGCGGCGGTATTCCGATTATTCGGCCCTTAAAGCAGTGTCTTGCAGGCAATCACATCTATGAAGTGATGGGCATTGTTAATGGAACGACCAACTATATGCTGACCAAGATGACTCAAGAAGGGCTCGAGTTTGCGGATGTGCTGGCAGAGGCGCAGGCCAAGGGTTATGCGGAAGCGGATCCAACGGCTGACGTGGGCGGCCTTGATGCGGCGCGTAAATTGGCGATTCTTGCTTCCATTGCGTTTAACGCCCGGGTTACTTTTGATGATGTCTATGTAGAGGGAATTACCAACATTTCCAGCGAAGACATTGCTTATGCCTCAGAGTTGGGCTATGTCATTAAGCTGCTTGCAATTGCTCGTGAAGAAGAAGGACGCATCAGCGTACGCGTGCACCCGACCTTCCTGCCGAGCAGTCACCCATTGGCCCATGTGCATGATGTGTATAATGCTGTATTTGTACGCGGGGATGCTGTTGGTGAAGCCATGTTTTACGGCCGGGGTGCAGGAGCGATGCCTACAGCCAGCGCGGTGGTGGGCGATGTGATCGATGCAGCCAGAAATCTATATCGTGGGGCTTCCGGGCGCATATTGTGCACTTGCTTTGAAGAGCGTCCCATTCAGCCTATCAGCGAGACGAAGGCGCCTTATTTTATTCGGCTGTTGGTTCAGGATCAGCCAGGCGTTTTGGCAGCCATTGCCGGTGCCTTCGGAGCACAGCAGGTTAGCTTGAATTCGGTTATTCAGAAACGTAAAATTAATGGCTGTGCAGAATTGGCGGTTATAACGTATGAAGTGCCCGACTCTTGCGTGCAGCTTGCTCTTAGCACGATGCGCGGTATGTCGGTGGTAAGTGAAGTGCGCAGCGTAATTCGCGTGGCCATGGATTAA
- the thrB gene encoding homoserine kinase, translating into MQKYIRVLVPATTANCGPGFDCLGMACTLYNEVVVKAHYGPSGLVMCVQGEGEAFISKGKENLFYKALQRVFSMAGEPIPALEIVMTNRIPLSRGLGSSAAAIASGLVAANALLQNSVLNNQQLLALATEMEGHPDNVAPALFGGVTVSIMDGQNPYTQQLPIEIPLRMIVAIPDFHLATKKAREVLPQAVPLQDAVYNVSRAAWLVAKLVAGDAESLGLGFSDRLHQPYRQPLIPGMEGVLAAARREGALGAVLSGAGPCLMAFATEKEEAIGEAMVEAFAKENITSRYLVLDIDHQGCQVEELPL; encoded by the coding sequence ATGCAAAAATACATACGTGTGTTGGTTCCGGCAACAACGGCTAATTGTGGACCGGGCTTTGATTGCCTGGGTATGGCATGTACGCTGTACAACGAGGTGGTTGTAAAGGCGCATTACGGGCCAAGCGGTCTGGTTATGTGCGTGCAAGGTGAAGGAGAAGCTTTTATCTCCAAAGGCAAGGAAAACTTATTTTACAAAGCGCTGCAACGCGTGTTTTCCATGGCCGGGGAGCCTATTCCCGCCCTGGAAATTGTGATGACCAATCGCATTCCTTTATCTCGCGGTCTTGGCAGCAGCGCTGCAGCTATAGCGAGTGGTTTGGTGGCGGCGAATGCCTTGCTTCAGAATTCTGTACTTAACAATCAACAACTGCTGGCGTTGGCTACCGAAATGGAAGGGCATCCTGATAACGTTGCCCCAGCATTATTTGGTGGCGTTACTGTCAGCATCATGGACGGACAAAATCCGTATACACAGCAGTTGCCTATTGAAATTCCATTGCGTATGATTGTCGCTATACCTGACTTCCATTTGGCGACAAAAAAAGCCAGAGAGGTTCTCCCGCAAGCGGTTCCGTTGCAAGATGCCGTGTATAACGTTTCTCGTGCTGCATGGCTGGTAGCTAAGCTAGTGGCAGGAGATGCCGAATCGTTGGGACTCGGTTTTAGCGATCGGCTGCATCAGCCTTACCGACAGCCCTTGATCCCAGGCATGGAGGGCGTATTGGCTGCAGCACGCCGTGAAGGCGCCTTAGGAGCTGTTTTAAGCGGTGCAGGTCCTTGTTTGATGGCATTTGCTACGGAGAAAGAAGAAGCTATCGGAGAAGCCATGGTAGAAGCCTTTGCCAAGGAGAATATTACCTCGCGTTATCTGGTTTTGGATATTGACCATCAGGGCTGCCAGGTGGAAGAGCTGCCGTTATAA
- a CDS encoding sensor domain-containing diguanylate cyclase — MKFSPLDYQQYRLIVESSPNMIWRAGTDKLCNYFNETWLQFTGRTMEQELGNGWLSNVHPDDIESCATIYYAAFDLRQRFEMDYRLRRHDGEYRWINDRGVPYYANGTFEGYIGSCMDVTEKFEGQKLKKQAQQDGLCKIYNRHYSDILIQKQFEHAKRTNSSFSLLMIDLDNFKAVNDHLGHQAGDMVLQQVSTILTNSTRSQDIVGRYGGEEFIVSFSDVAPNIAWDISERIRTSIANNSFHVQQENENAHLSITASLGLSHIKPGDTITTLVLRADQSLYLAKASGKNCTKSLS, encoded by the coding sequence ATGAAGTTTTCTCCCCTTGATTATCAACAATACAGGCTGATTGTTGAATCATCGCCCAATATGATTTGGCGTGCCGGAACAGACAAACTTTGCAATTACTTTAATGAAACATGGTTACAATTTACTGGCCGCACGATGGAACAAGAGCTTGGAAATGGCTGGCTTAGCAACGTTCATCCTGATGACATAGAATCATGTGCAACTATCTATTATGCTGCGTTTGATTTACGACAACGTTTTGAGATGGATTACCGTCTACGTCGCCATGACGGTGAATACCGTTGGATCAATGACCGTGGCGTTCCTTATTACGCAAATGGCACTTTCGAAGGCTATATCGGCAGTTGTATGGACGTTACTGAAAAATTCGAAGGGCAAAAACTAAAAAAACAAGCTCAACAAGATGGCCTCTGTAAAATTTACAATCGACATTATTCTGATATTTTAATACAAAAACAGTTCGAGCACGCCAAACGCACAAACTCTTCCTTTTCACTATTAATGATTGATTTGGATAATTTCAAAGCAGTCAATGACCATCTTGGCCACCAAGCCGGTGATATGGTACTCCAACAAGTCTCTACAATATTGACTAACTCGACACGGTCGCAAGACATAGTTGGTCGTTATGGAGGTGAAGAATTTATCGTTTCTTTTTCAGATGTGGCACCAAATATAGCTTGGGATATTTCAGAACGAATTCGAACCTCTATAGCTAATAATTCATTCCATGTTCAACAAGAAAACGAAAATGCGCATCTCAGTATTACCGCAAGCCTAGGTCTTAGTCATATAAAACCTGGAGATACTATCACTACTCTAGTTCTTCGAGCTGATCAAAGTTTATATTTGGCCAAAGCAAGCGGAAAAAACTGCACTAAGTCGCTCAGTTGA